A window of the Gossypium hirsutum isolate 1008001.06 chromosome A05, Gossypium_hirsutum_v2.1, whole genome shotgun sequence genome harbors these coding sequences:
- the LOC107914000 gene encoding vacuolar protein sorting-associated protein 28 homolog 1, whose protein sequence is MDVKLWHDKWEGEMYKTVVELYAIIKTTEKLGKKAYVRDIIFSSSEYETECQKLISHVPSIKCSAVTYKINRLETYGVPAIAASATSSAAVVAECVLNFVTAIIDSLKLNMAAVDQVYPLLPDLAASLDKLGILPPDFKGKMKEWVSRLSNMEAAP, encoded by the coding sequence ATGGACGTTAAGCTGTGGCACGACAAGTGGGAGGGAGAAATGTATAAAACTGTCGTGGAGTTGTATGCCATTATCAAAACAACTGAGAAGCTTGGGAAGAAGGCTTATGTGAGGGATATTATTTTCTCATCATCTGAATATGAAACTGAGTGCCAAAAGCTTATTTCCCATGTCCCTAGCATTAAATGTTCTGCAGTTACATATAAAATAAATCGTCTGGAGACCTATGGGGTGCCTGCCATTGCTGCATCTGCTACTTCCTCTGCTGCCGTTGTGGCCGAATGCGTGCTGAATTTCGTTACTGCCATCATCGATTCTCTGAAACTCAATATGGCGGCAGTTGATCAAGTGTATCCTCTGTTGCCTGATCTCGCAGCATCACTTGATAAGCTTGGTATTTTGCCACCTGATTTCAAAGGGAAGATGAAGGAATGGGTTTCAAGGTTGTCGAACATGGAGGCCGCTCCATGA
- the LOC107913997 gene encoding uncharacterized protein isoform X2, producing the protein MATASTWILSLKVFLISTGILGIVLGLKISVPLVLEFSVSQAPLWWSGFRSWLKPPYLYVVINGIIITIAASSRFNQNNGEKDQMEQMQPRPKISADQQPMVEYETKSGWDSDAVESSDFVYEENQRGEEVETRVSEEESNVAVEDDRDGNEFVISKSEWIPPSRTDSSEIPLDALLIQEKPAPSSRFGHRKPVKANPEGGRALKAAKPKRHETLENTWKMITEGKSMPLSRHLKKSDTWENHGRDINMEALTSSPLMKKSETFRDRTNYQLPPEQVSSFPASGKLRKEPSLSQDELNRRVEAFIKKFNDEMRLQRQESLNQYMEMVNRGS; encoded by the exons ATGGCGACGGCGAGTACTTGGATATTGTCGCTaaaggtatttttaatttctaccGGTATATTGGGTATAGTTTTAGGACTTAAAATCTCTGTTCCATTGGTTTTGGAATTCTCTGTTTCTCAAGCTCCGTTATGGTGGAGTGGTTTCCGTTCTTGGCTCAAGCCTCCATATCTTTACGTCGTCATCAACGGAATCATCATCACAATAGCAGCATCGTCGCGGTTTAACCAAAACAACGGCGAGAAAGATCAGATGGAGCAGATGCAACCGCGGCCTAAGATCTCGGCGGATCAACAACCAATGGTGGAGTATGAGACAAAGAGCGGGTGGGACTCTGATGCAGTGGAATCCAGTGATTTCGTGTACGAGGAAAATCAGAGAGGAGAAGAGGTGGAAACCAGGGTTTCCGAGGAGGAGAGCAATGTGGCGGTTGAAGATGACAGAGATGGAAACGAGTTTGTTATCTCTAAGTCGGAGTGGATTCCTCCAAGTAGAACGGATTCCTCGGAGATTCCGTTGGATGCTCTACTTATACAGGAGAAACCTGCGCCTTCTTCTAGATTCGGTCACCGGAAACCTGTTAAAGCCAATCCCGAAG GTGGGCGAGCGTTGAAAGCGGCGAAGCCAAAACGGCATGAGACGCTGGAAAACACTTGGAAAATGATAACGGAAGGGAAATCAATGCCGTTGTCCAGACACTTGAAGAAGTCAGACACGTGGGAGAATCACGGCCGTGATATCAACATGGAGGCGTTGACCAGCTCCCCTCTGATGAAAAAATCGGAAACGTTCAGAGACCGGACCAATTACCAGCTGCCACCCGAACAAGTAAGCTCTTTCCCGGCTTCAGGAAAGCTGAGAAAAGAACCGTCGCTGAGTCAGGACGAGTTAAATCGTCGAGTGGAAGCTTTTATAAAGAAGTTTAATGACGAGATGAGGTTACAGAGACAAGAATCACTTAATCAGTACATGGAAATGGTTAACCGTGGAAGTTAG
- the LOC121228872 gene encoding uncharacterized protein — protein sequence MCIRFEEGLNDEIKMMIGGIEIREFVVLSDRTQKLEEVYNKKMQRDRRSKESFKRSASKSFSALPVKIFKEEFSRATSVPERSGKSRPRQSDYKASDRPAVSVGSVQNTQRPKCQHCGRSHPGECRSKLGACYKCGATDHFIRDCPQLQVEEVEQREKQKILPQKGRRYGQSSATGATRSGMKDTASRSEVRAPARTYAIRAREEATAPYVIAASEKNLFVEPTDYDVQVTNPLGQSVVVNLICHNCPLKVKGCDFPADLMLLPFREFDIILDMDWLMKHDTVVNCREKRISLKCQTGDIVLVESGNLDDMVRMISFIEVEFVIDVLPGTAPISVTPYRMAPAELRELKAQLQELLDKGFIRLTELKTKPVFFQRIRELQDEDPNLVLER from the exons atgtgtatcagatttgaagaagggcttaATGATGAGATTAAAATGATGATAGGGGGCATTGAGATACGAGAATTTGTTGTTCTATCAGATCGTACTCAGAAGCTTGAAGaagtatataataaaaagatgCAACGAGATAGAAGAAGTAAAGAATCTTTCAAAAGAAGTGCATCTAAGTCATTTTCGGCTTTACCAGTGAAGATATTTAAAGAGGAATTCAGTCGAGCCACTTCAGTACCGGAAAGATCAGGAAAAAGTAGGCCAAGACAATCTGATTACAAAGCATCTGACAGACCTGCTGTTAGTGTGGGTAGTGTACAAAATACCCAAAGGCCTAAGTGTCAACATTGTGGAAGAAGTCACCCTGGTGAATGTAGAAGTAAGTtaggggcttgttataaatgtggggccaCTGATCACTTTATTCGTGATTGTCCCCAATTACAAGTAGAAGAAGTGGAACAGAGGGAGAAACAGAAAATTCTTCCTCAAAAAGGAAGACGCTATGGTCAGAGCAGTGCTACAGGGGCTACTCGTTCGGGTATGAAAGATACTGCTAGCCGATCAGAAGTTAGGGCTCCTGCTCGTACTTATGCCATTCGAGCGAGAGAAGAAGCAACAGCTCCATatgtaattgctg catctgaaaagaacTTATTTGTTGAGCCTACtgattatgatgtacaagttacaaatccGTTAGGTCAAAGTGTggtagttaatttaatatgtcataACTGTCCACTGAAAGTTAAGGGCTGTGATTTCCCCGCTGATTTGATGCTGCTACCCTTTCgtgaatttgatattatcttgGACATGGACTGGTTAATGAAACATGACACGGTAGTGAATTGTCGAGAAAAACGAATTAGCTTGAAATGTCAAACAGGAGATATTGTTTTGGTTGAGTCTGGGAATTTGGATGACATGGTTAGAATGATTTCctttat agaagttgagttcgtgaTAGATGTCCTTCCAGGAACAGCTCCCATATCAGtgacaccgtatagaatggctccagcaGAATTAAGAGAGTTAAAAGCGCAGTTGCAAGAACTGTTAGACAAAGGGTTTATCAGACTGA CTGAATTAAAGACAAAACCAGTATTCTTTCAACGAATTCGGgaattgcaagatgaagatccgaaTTTGGTGTTGGAACGATAA
- the LOC107913998 gene encoding pre-mRNA-splicing factor SYF1 encodes MSLPKELYPSQDDLLYEEELLRNPFSLKLWWRYLIARSDAPFKKRFIIYERALKALPGSYKLWHAYLRERLEIVRNLPVTHPQYETLNNTFERALVTMHKMPRIWIMYLSTLTEQKLITKTRRAFDRALCALPVTQHDRIWEPYLVFVSQRGIPIETSLRVYRRYLKYDPSHIEDFIEFLVNSNLWQEAAERLASVLNDGQFYSIKGKTKHRLWLELCDLLTTHATEVSGLNVDAIIRGGIRKFTDEVGRLWTSLADYYIRRNLFEKARDIFEEGMTTVVTVRDFSVIFDAYSQFEESMVALKMENMDLSDEEEEEEEEDEEDIRLDIALCKSKSKFEKKIFKGFWLHDDKDVDLRLARLEHLMNRRPELANSVLLRQNPHNVEQWHRRVKLFEGNPTKQILTYTEAVRTIDPMKAVGKPHILWVAFAKLYETYKDLANARVIFDKAVQVNYKTVDHLASIWAEWAEMELRHKNFKGALELMRRATAEPSVEVKRRVAADGNEPVQMKLHKSLRLWTFYVDLEESLGTLESTRVVYERILDLRIATPQIIINYAFLLEENKYFEDAFKVYERGVKIFKYPHVKDIWVTYLSKFVKRYGKSKLERARELFEHAVETAPADLVKPLYLQYAKLEEDYGLAKRAMKVYDQATKAVSNHEKLGMYEIYIARAAEIFGVPKTREIYEQAIQSGLPDKDVKTMCLKYAELEKSLGEIDRARAIYVFASQFADPRSDADFWDKWREFEVQHGNEDTFREMLRIKRSVSASYSQTHFILPEYLMQKDQNIDEAKDKMKQAGISEDEMAALERQILPAADNAIAKDNSRKVGFVSAGVESQADGGLKTTANLEDIDLPDESDSDEEKVEIAQKDVPSAVFGGIRKREDGDDIQDGDDASAAKEKGGKSLLGALERIKRQKQA; translated from the exons ATGTCGCTGCCAAAGGAACTATACCCATCTCAAGATGACCTTCTTTACGAAGAAGAACTGTTAAGAAACCCCTTTAGTTTGAAACTCTGGTGGAGGTATTTAATAGCTAGATCAGATGCCCCTTTCAAGAAAAGATTTATAATCTACGAGCGAGCCTTGAAAGCTTTGCCTGGTAGTTACAAGCTTTGGCATGCTTATTTACGTGAACGTCTCGAGATTGTTCGCAATTTACCTGTTACTCACCCTCAATATGAAACCCTTAACAATACTTTTGAGAGGGCGCTTGTTACAATGCATAAGATGCCTAGGATTTGGATAATGTACTTGTCGACGTTAACTGAACAGAAATTGATTACTAAGACACGTAGGGCGTTCGATAGAGCACTGTGTGCGTTGCCTGTGACTCAACATGATAGGATTTGGGAACCTTATTTGGTTTTTGTGAGTCAAAGGGGTATCCCCATTGAGACATCGCTTAGGGTTTATAGgagatatttgaagtatgatCCTAGTCATATTGAGGATTTCATTGAGTTTTTGGTGAATTCAAATCTGTGGCAAGAAGCAGCAGAGAGGTTAGCGTCTGTTTTGAATGACGGTCAGTTTTATTCGATAAAGGGTAAAACTAAGCATAGGTTGTGGTTAGAGTTGTGTGATTTGCTCACAACACATGCGACAGAGGTTTCAGGGCTTAATGTGGATGCGATAATCAGAGGTGGAATTAGAAAATTCACGGATGAAGTTGGGAGACTTTGGACTTCACTTGCTGATTATTATATCAGAAGAAATCTGTTCGAGAAGGCGAGGGATATTTTTGAGGAGGGAATGACAACTGTGGTTACTGTGAGGGATTTCAGTGTCATATTTGACGCTTATTCACAATTTGAAGAGAGTATGGTTGCCCTTAAAATGGAGAACATGGATTTGAGtgatgaggaagaagaagaggaagaggaggACGAAGAAGACATCCGTTTGGACATTGCTCTGTGCAAATCAAAATCCAAGTTTGAGAAGAAGATATTTAAGGGGTTTTGGTTGCATGATGATAAGGATGTTGATTTGAGGTTGGCTCGGTTAGAGCATTTAATGAATAGAAGGCCGGAATTGGCTAACAGTGTCCTTTTACGGCAGAATCCACATAATGTGGAGCAATGGCACCGTAGGGTCAAGTTATTTGAGGGAAATCCCACCAAGCAAATATTGACATACACAGAGGCAGTTAGGACGATTGACCCAATGAAAGCTGTTGGAAAGCCCCATATTCTATGGGTGGCTTTTGCAAAGCTTTATGAGACATATAAAGATCTGGCGAATGCTCGTGTCATTTTTGATAAAGCTGTCCAAGTAAATTACAAGACTGTTGATCACCTGGCAAGTATATGGGCTGAGTGGGCAGAGATGGAGCTGAGGCACAAGAATTTCAAAGGTGCATTGGAGCTGATGAGACGTGCTACAGCTGAGCCTTCTGTTGAAGTCAAACGAAGAG TGGCTGCTGATGGGAATGAACCTGTTCAGATGAAGCTACATAAATCCTTGAGGCTCTGGACATTCTATGTGGACTTGGAAGAGAGTCTGGGTACACTGGAGTCAACTCGAGTGGTCTATGAGAGAATACTTGATTTAAGAATTGCTACGCCACAAATTATAATAAACTATGCATTTTTATTAGAG GAGAACAAATATTTTGAAGATGCTTTCAAAGTGTACGAAAGAGGGGTCAAGATATTCAAGTATCCACATGTGAAGGATATATGGGTCACTTATCTGTCGAAGTTTGTAAAGAGATATGGGAAATCAAAACTGGAACGAGCAAGGGAGCTGTTTGAGCATGCTGTTGAAaca GCACCTGCTGATTTAGTAAAACCCCTGTATCTTCAATATGCAAAGCTGGAGGAGGATTACGGGCTAGCAAAACGAGCTATGAAGGTCTACGATCAAGCGACTAAGGCTGTTTCAAATCATGAGAAGCTTGGCATGTATGAGATTTACATTGCCCGTGCAGCTGAGATCTTTGGTGTTCCAAAAACAAGAGAAATTTATGAGCAGGCAATACAGTCTGGCCTTCCAGATAAAGATGTGAAGACAATGTGTTTAAAATATGCAGAGTTAGAAAAAAGCTTAGGAGAAATTGATCGTGCTCGAGCAATATATGTATTTGCATCTCAGTTTGCTGATCCACGCTCTGATGCAGATTTTTGGGATAAATGGAGGGAGTTTGAGGTGCAACATGGTAATGAAGATACCTTCAGAGAAATGTTGCGTATTAAACGGAGTGTCTCTGCAAGTTATAGCCAG ACACACTTCATTCTCCCTGAGTATCTGATGCAGAAGGATCAGAACATCGATGAAGCTAAGGACAAAATGAAACAGGCTGGTATCTCTGAGGATGAAATGGCTGCTCTTGAAAGGCAGATACTACCTGCGGCTGATAATGCTATTGCCAAAGACAACTCTAGGAAAGTAGGGTTTGTGAGTGCTGGAGTTGAGTCACAAGCCGATGGTGGGTTGAAAACAACAGCAAATCTCGAAGACATTGATTTGCCAGATGAAAGTGATTCGGATGAAGAAAAAGTTGAAATTGCACAAAAGGATGTCCCGTCTGCCGTGTTTGGAGGTATTCGGAAGAGGGAAGATGGCGATGACATTCAGGATGGAGATGATGCCTCGGCTGCCAAAGAAAAAGGCGGTAAGAGCCTACTGGGTGCACTTGAGCGAATTAAAAGGCAGAAACAAGCCTAG
- the LOC107913999 gene encoding B3 domain-containing protein Os07g0563300, giving the protein MTSTPGAASSSKICFNSDCKDLKSEIPRKGWRLRTGEFAELCDRCAFAFEEGRFCDTFHLNASGWRTCESCGKRVHCGCIVSVHAFTLLDAGGIECVACARKNVVMGSSSSWSPSLIFHSSLSERFKEYSAKGWTQLAGSGPVPWRQAPSLFNSPVPQPELHSRMPYEVDLSTGIDRLNVCDRLSTPSLEKKKVEDFSERLMNGTLKPGTRDIHEKGSAGINCEEQHNPCLTKFQSSLKEESNPQFGLAVPYTSPDEANGQNGVSGTHLRPNPQPPLAKQFHSNLQNGTDSSGETQIRNGRPRPDGRGKNNLFPRYWPRFTDQDLQQITGDSNSVITPLFEKMLSASDAGRIGRLVLPKKCAEAHFPPISQPEGLPLKVQDSKGKEWIFQFRFWPNNNSRMYVLEGVTPCIQNMQVQAGDVVTFSRLEPGGKLVMGFRKASTASASDQDNEAKNSNGVSMHGDAEMADPTSWSKVDKSGYIAKEALGAKVAVSRKRKNSMLGSKSKRLRIDNEDLIELKLTWEEAQGLLRPPPNHVASVVVIEGFEFEEYEDAPILGKPTIFATDNMGEKIQWAQCEDCFKWRRLPSNVLLPSKWTCSSNSWDPERSSCSVIQELTAEQLENLLPQCNPAASKKIKAARQETENVDALEGLDTLANLAILGEGESLPTSSQATTKHPRHRPGCSCIVCIQPPSGKGPKHKQTCTCNVCETVKRRFRTLMMRREKKQSQKEAETTSKKQQTSLPDKVPDDDPPPCTNAENSSPKQIKIASEGSEDDPNRVKSSISPFKGQIDLNIQPEREEELSPGSDSGSMMRLLQDDTDKYLRQQSTLTSGGNSNSEVSQTQPGGGPEGEKISNSVNLGDSHQDIDRDHPVFSIKTSASTSATG; this is encoded by the exons ATGACGTCAACTCCAGGAGCAGCTTCGTCTTCAAAGATTTGCTTCAATTCGGACTGCAAGGACTTGAAATCGGAAATACCGAGGAAAGGCTGGCGGTTGCGAACGGGAGAGTTCGCTGAGCTCTGTGATCGATGCGC TTTTGCTTTTGAGGAGGGAAGATTTTGTGATACTTTTCACTTGAATGCTTCTGGTTGGAGGACCTGTGAGTCATGTGGGAAG CGGGTTCATTGCGGATGCATTGTTTCAGTTCATGCGTTTACTTTGTTGGATGCTGGAGGAATAGAATGCGTAGCGTGTGCGAGGAAAAATGTTGTTATG GGATCAAGTTCTTCCTGGTCACCGTCTTTGATTTTCCATTCATCTTTGTCTGAGAGATTTAAAGAGTATTCTGCAAAAGGCTGGACTCAGTTAGCTGGTTCAGGCCCTGTACCTTGGCGGCAAGCACCGAGTTTGTTCAATTCTCCAGTTCCTCAGCCTGAGTTGCACTCTAGAATGCCCTATGAAGTTGACTTATCCACTGGCATTGACAGATTAAATGTCTGCGACAGATTATCCACTCCTTCCCTGGAAAAGAAGAAAGTCGAGGACTTCTCTGAAAGGTTAATGAATGGAACCTTGAAGCCTGGAACTCGGGATATACATGAGAAGGGAAGTGCAG GAATCAATTGCGAGGAACAGCATAATCCATGTTTGACTAAATTTCAGTCTTCTCTAAAGGAGGAATCTAATCCACAATTTGGTTTAGCTGTACCTTATACATCTCCAGATGAAGCAAATGGTCAAAATGGAGTTTCTGGCACTCATTTGCGACCAAACCCTCAACCTCCACTTGCCAAGCAATTTCATAGTAATCTTCAAAATGGGACTGACTCATCAGGTGAAACTCAGATTCGAAATGGGAGGCCTCGACCAGATGGCCGTGgaaaaaacaatttatttcctCGTTATTGGCCTAGGTTTACTGACCAAGACCTGCAGCAAATAACTGGAGA TTCAAATTCTGTAATCACTCCTTTGTTTGAGAAAATGTTGAGTGCTAGTGATGCTGGGCGAATTGGACGTCTGGTGCTACCAAAAAAATGTGCGGAG GCTCATTTCCCGCCAATATCTCAGCCAGAAGGTTTACCTCTTAAAGTCCAGGATTCAAAAGGAAAGGAATGGATATTTCAATTCCGCTTCTGGCCCAACAACAATAGCAGAATGTATGTTTTAGAGGGGGTTACTCCTTGCATACAGAACATGCAAGTGCAGGCGGGTGACGTAG TCACATTTAGTCGGTTAGAGCCTGGAGGGAAGTTGGTCATGGGTTTCAGAAAGGCTTCAACTGCTTCAGCATCCGATCAG GACAATGAAGCCAAAAATAGCAATGGAGTTTCTATGCATGGAGAT GCTGAAATGGCAGATCCTACCTCATGGTCAAAAGTTGATAAGTCAGGGTACATAGCAAAGGAAGCATTAGGAGCCAAAGTTGCAGTTTCCAGAAAGAGGAAGAATAGCATGCTAGGTTCAAAGAGTAAGCGCCTTAGAATTGATAATGAAGACCTTATAGAGCTGAAACTAACATGGGAAGAAGCTCAAGGGCTGCTTCGTCCGCCTCCTAATCATGTAGCTAGTGTTGTAGTCATTGAAGGTTTTGAGTTTGAAGAATACGAG GATGCACCGATTCTTGGGAAGCCAACAATATTTGCTACTGATAATATGGG GGAAAAGATTCAATGGGCTCAATGCGAAGATTGTTTTAAGTGGCGTAGATTGCCTTCCAATGTTCTTCTTCCTTCCAAATGGACCTGTTCCAGTAACTCATGGGATCCAGAAAG ATCTTCTTGTTCAGTCATTCAAGAATTGACTGCCGAACAGCTGGAAAATCTGCTGCCACAATGTAATCCAG CTGCTTCAAAGAAAATTAAGGCTGCTAGACAGGAAACGGAGAACGTTGATGCTTTAGAGGGGCTTGACACCCTTGCGAACTTAGCTATCTTGGGAGAGGGTGAATCTCTCCCTACATCATCTCAGGCCACCACAAAGCACCCCCGACACAGACCTGGCTGCTCATGCATCGTATGCATTCAACCCCCGAGTGGGAAAGGCCCCAAACACAAGCAGACATGTACTTGTAATGTCTGTGAAACAGTGAAGAGACGCTTCCGCACCCTCATGATGCGGCGTGAGAAGAAACAGTCACAAAAAGAAGCTGAAACCACTAGCAAGAAGCAGCAAACTTCGTTGCCTGATAAAGTACCGGATGATGACCCTCCGCCTTGCACTAATGCAGAAAATAGCAGTCCAAAGCAGATAAAGATTGCCAGCGAGGGTTCAGAAGATGATCCTAATAGAGTAAAATCCTCAATTTCACCCTTTAAAGGCCAAATTGACTTGAACATCCAGCCAGAGCGGGAAGAAGAGTTGTCACCTGGTTCTGATTCTGGCAGCATGATGAGATTGCTTCAAGATGATACAGACAAATACCTTAGACAGCAAAGCACGTTGACCTCAGGTGGTAACAGTAATTCAGAAGTCAGCCAGACACAACCAGGTGGTGGCCCAGAAGGAGAAAAAATTAGCAACAGTGTCAATCTCGGAGACAGTCATCAAGATATTGACAGGGACCATCCAGTTTTCTCCATTAAAACATCTGCATCCACGTCAGCCACTGGTTAA
- the LOC107913997 gene encoding uncharacterized protein isoform X1, whose product MATASTWILSLKVFLISTGILGIVLGLKISVPLVLEFSVSQAPLWWSGFRSWLKPPYLYVVINGIIITIAASSRFNQNNGEKDQMEQMQPRPKISADQQPMVEYETKSGWDSDAVESSDFVYEENQRGEEVETRVSEEESNVAVEDDRDGNEFVISKSEWIPPSRTDSSEIPLDALLIQEKPAPSSRFGHRKPVKANPEANAGGRALKAAKPKRHETLENTWKMITEGKSMPLSRHLKKSDTWENHGRDINMEALTSSPLMKKSETFRDRTNYQLPPEQVSSFPASGKLRKEPSLSQDELNRRVEAFIKKFNDEMRLQRQESLNQYMEMVNRGS is encoded by the exons ATGGCGACGGCGAGTACTTGGATATTGTCGCTaaaggtatttttaatttctaccGGTATATTGGGTATAGTTTTAGGACTTAAAATCTCTGTTCCATTGGTTTTGGAATTCTCTGTTTCTCAAGCTCCGTTATGGTGGAGTGGTTTCCGTTCTTGGCTCAAGCCTCCATATCTTTACGTCGTCATCAACGGAATCATCATCACAATAGCAGCATCGTCGCGGTTTAACCAAAACAACGGCGAGAAAGATCAGATGGAGCAGATGCAACCGCGGCCTAAGATCTCGGCGGATCAACAACCAATGGTGGAGTATGAGACAAAGAGCGGGTGGGACTCTGATGCAGTGGAATCCAGTGATTTCGTGTACGAGGAAAATCAGAGAGGAGAAGAGGTGGAAACCAGGGTTTCCGAGGAGGAGAGCAATGTGGCGGTTGAAGATGACAGAGATGGAAACGAGTTTGTTATCTCTAAGTCGGAGTGGATTCCTCCAAGTAGAACGGATTCCTCGGAGATTCCGTTGGATGCTCTACTTATACAGGAGAAACCTGCGCCTTCTTCTAGATTCGGTCACCGGAAACCTGTTAAAGCCAATCCCGAAG CTAATGCAGGTGGGCGAGCGTTGAAAGCGGCGAAGCCAAAACGGCATGAGACGCTGGAAAACACTTGGAAAATGATAACGGAAGGGAAATCAATGCCGTTGTCCAGACACTTGAAGAAGTCAGACACGTGGGAGAATCACGGCCGTGATATCAACATGGAGGCGTTGACCAGCTCCCCTCTGATGAAAAAATCGGAAACGTTCAGAGACCGGACCAATTACCAGCTGCCACCCGAACAAGTAAGCTCTTTCCCGGCTTCAGGAAAGCTGAGAAAAGAACCGTCGCTGAGTCAGGACGAGTTAAATCGTCGAGTGGAAGCTTTTATAAAGAAGTTTAATGACGAGATGAGGTTACAGAGACAAGAATCACTTAATCAGTACATGGAAATGGTTAACCGTGGAAGTTAG